The following are from one region of the Jeongeupia sp. USM3 genome:
- the crcB gene encoding fluoride efflux transporter CrcB codes for MNYTSLLFIGIGAALGAWARWGLSIALNPLFPTVPAGTLAANWIGGYLMGLSLGVFTLWQGISPEVKLLVTTGFLGGLTTFSTFSAEMTTLILRQQFGWAVAAIGLHVGGSLTLTWLGLKTVAALKGGA; via the coding sequence ATGAACTATACCAGCCTGCTTTTCATCGGCATCGGCGCGGCGCTCGGCGCCTGGGCGCGCTGGGGATTGTCGATCGCACTCAACCCGCTGTTTCCGACCGTGCCCGCCGGCACGCTCGCGGCCAACTGGATCGGCGGCTACCTGATGGGCCTGTCGCTCGGCGTGTTCACGCTCTGGCAGGGCATCTCGCCCGAGGTCAAGCTGCTGGTCACGACCGGCTTTCTCGGCGGGCTGACGACGTTCTCGACCTTTTCCGCCGAGATGACCACACTGATTCTGCGCCAGCAGTTCGGCTGGGCCGTCGCGGCGATCGGCCTGCACGTCGGCGGCTCGCTGACGCTGACGTGGCTGGGGCTGAAGACGGTCGCCGCGCTCAAGGGAGGTGCATGA
- the ispC gene encoding 1-deoxy-D-xylulose-5-phosphate reductoisomerase: protein MAPQILTVLGSTGSIGVSTLDVVARHPERFRIHALTGATQLEKLHDQCLAFSPRYVVVLAEPAAETLRARLRASGSETEVLCGEAALERVASDPAVTTVMAAIVGAAGMRPTLAAARAGKRVLLANKETLVLAGRLFMDEATRCGATLLPIDSEHNAIFQVLPRAYREAPYAGTLCAAGVKRILLTASGGPFRQRPLATLADVTPEEAVRHPNWSMGRKISVDSASMMNKGLEVIEARWLFNADVDDIAVVVHPQSIVHSMVEYVDGSVLAQLGAPDMRIPITYGLAYPERAESGAASLDLFSVGRLDFEAPDLARFPCLRLAFEALRAGGAATAVLNAANEVAVAAFLDRRLGYTGIPALIDAVLAECEGQTCAESLDALMDADALARERADAWLGARR from the coding sequence ATGGCTCCACAAATTCTGACCGTTCTCGGCTCGACCGGCAGCATTGGCGTCAGCACGCTCGACGTCGTTGCCCGGCATCCAGAGCGCTTCCGCATTCATGCACTGACCGGGGCGACCCAGCTCGAGAAGCTGCACGACCAGTGTCTTGCATTTTCGCCGCGCTATGTCGTCGTGCTGGCCGAGCCGGCTGCCGAGACCTTGCGCGCCCGGCTCAGGGCCTCGGGCAGCGAGACCGAGGTATTGTGCGGCGAAGCTGCACTTGAACGTGTCGCCAGTGATCCGGCAGTGACGACGGTGATGGCTGCCATCGTCGGTGCCGCAGGGATGAGGCCGACGCTGGCTGCGGCGCGTGCCGGCAAGCGGGTTCTGCTGGCCAACAAGGAAACCCTGGTCCTGGCTGGCCGGCTGTTCATGGACGAGGCGACCCGTTGCGGTGCGACGCTGCTGCCGATCGACAGCGAGCACAACGCGATCTTCCAGGTGCTGCCGCGCGCGTATCGCGAGGCGCCGTACGCCGGTACGCTGTGCGCTGCCGGCGTCAAGCGCATCCTGCTGACCGCATCGGGCGGGCCGTTCCGCCAGCGGCCACTGGCCACGCTCGCCGATGTGACGCCCGAGGAGGCAGTCCGGCATCCGAACTGGTCGATGGGGCGGAAGATTTCCGTCGACTCGGCGTCGATGATGAACAAGGGGCTCGAGGTCATCGAGGCGCGCTGGTTGTTCAATGCCGACGTCGATGACATCGCCGTCGTCGTTCATCCGCAAAGCATCGTCCATTCGATGGTCGAGTATGTCGACGGCTCGGTGCTGGCCCAGCTGGGTGCGCCGGACATGCGCATTCCGATCACCTACGGCCTGGCCTATCCCGAGCGTGCCGAATCCGGTGCCGCTTCGCTGGACCTCTTCAGTGTCGGCCGGCTCGATTTCGAAGCGCCCGATCTGGCGCGTTTCCCCTGTCTGCGCCTGGCATTCGAGGCGCTGCGCGCCGGTGGTGCGGCAACGGCAGTGCTCAACGCCGCCAACGAAGTGGCTGTCGCGGCTTTTCTTGACCGCCGCCTGGGCTACACCGGCATTCCGGCGCTGATCGACGCAGTACTGGCCGAATGCGAAGGGCAGACCTGCGCGGAAAGCCTCGATGCCCTGATGGATGCCGATGCGCTGGCTCGCGAGCGGGCCGACGCATGGCTGGGCGCGCGACGCTGA
- the frr gene encoding ribosome recycling factor → MIADIKKNAETKMQKSIESLKISLSKVRTGRAHIGLLDHVMVDYWGSPTPINQVANVTLLDARTIGVQAWEKPMVAKVEKAIRDSDLGLNPMSMGDVIRVPMPMLTEERRKELIKVVKGESEDARVAIRNLRRDANDQLKKLLKDKDISEDDERRGQDDIQKLTDRYIVEVDKVFAEKEKELMTV, encoded by the coding sequence ATGATCGCCGATATCAAAAAGAACGCCGAAACCAAGATGCAGAAGTCGATCGAGTCGCTCAAGATCAGTCTGAGCAAGGTGCGCACTGGCCGTGCGCACATTGGTCTGCTTGATCACGTGATGGTCGACTACTGGGGTAGCCCGACGCCGATCAACCAGGTCGCCAACGTAACCTTGCTCGATGCGCGCACGATTGGTGTGCAGGCCTGGGAAAAACCGATGGTTGCCAAGGTTGAGAAGGCGATCCGCGACTCCGACCTCGGCCTCAATCCGATGTCGATGGGGGATGTGATCCGCGTGCCGATGCCGATGCTGACCGAAGAGCGTCGCAAGGAGCTGATCAAGGTCGTCAAGGGTGAGTCGGAAGATGCCCGCGTGGCGATTCGCAACCTGCGCCGCGACGCCAATGACCAGCTGAAAAAGCTGCTCAAGGACAAGGACATCTCCGAAGACGACGAGCGCCGTGGGCAGGATGATATCCAGAAGCTGACCGATCGTTACATCGTTGAAGTCGACAAGGTCTTCGCCGAGAAAGAAAAAGAGTTGATGACGGTATAA
- a CDS encoding phosphatidate cytidylyltransferase has product MLKQRVLTALVLIPLILLGLFALPQAAWTGFVAVILGFAAWEWQRLAGMHGLVARLYPLLTPGLFLLLALPVSSPFMLLGVMLAGCVFWGLVVPCWLRTKWRLADGGNINALLGWAVLLPAGLAMVVLRDGSMGGWLLLIIMAIAWVADTAAYFSGKAFGRRKLAPTISPGKSWEGVVGGMAGVAIYAAVVPKAPFIGGDSVATWVWVALALLLTALSVIGDLLESLFKRQIGLKDSSQLLPGHGGVLDRIDSLLAILPVAAALYLSYLLFYLVPGH; this is encoded by the coding sequence ATGCTGAAGCAGCGCGTACTGACCGCGCTGGTGCTGATCCCGCTGATCCTGCTCGGCCTGTTCGCCTTGCCGCAGGCGGCATGGACCGGTTTTGTCGCGGTGATCCTCGGCTTTGCCGCCTGGGAGTGGCAGCGGCTTGCCGGGATGCACGGGCTGGTGGCCCGGCTGTATCCGCTGCTGACGCCGGGGCTGTTCCTGCTGCTGGCGCTGCCGGTGTCGTCGCCGTTCATGCTGCTCGGTGTCATGCTTGCGGGGTGCGTGTTCTGGGGCCTGGTCGTGCCGTGCTGGCTCCGGACCAAGTGGCGGCTGGCCGATGGCGGCAACATCAATGCCCTGCTCGGTTGGGCCGTGCTGTTGCCGGCCGGACTGGCGATGGTCGTGCTGCGCGACGGCAGCATGGGCGGCTGGCTGCTGCTGATCATCATGGCGATTGCCTGGGTGGCCGATACCGCTGCCTATTTCAGCGGCAAGGCCTTCGGGCGCCGCAAGCTGGCGCCGACGATCAGTCCGGGCAAGAGCTGGGAAGGGGTCGTCGGCGGCATGGCCGGTGTCGCGATCTATGCGGCGGTGGTGCCGAAGGCGCCGTTCATCGGTGGGGATTCGGTTGCGACCTGGGTCTGGGTCGCGCTGGCGCTGCTGCTTACCGCCCTGAGCGTGATCGGCGATCTGCTCGAATCGCTGTTCAAGCGGCAGATCGGCCTCAAGGACAGCAGTCAGTTGTTGCCGGGGCATGGCGGCGTGCTCGACCGGATCGACAGCCTGCTGGCCATCCTGCCGGTTGCGGCCGCGCTCTATCTTTCCTACCTGCTGTTTTATCTCGTGCCTGGGCATTAG
- the uppS gene encoding polyprenyl diphosphate synthase produces MTQFFSSTLAVPQANTCVPQHVAIIMDGNGRWAKKRLMPRVFGHKKGVDALRETVKACDSLGVRYLTVFAFSNENWRRPDDEVSFLMGLFLKVLQGEIERMCQNGIRLKIIGNRTRFPAELREWIEAAESKTAGNPGLTLTIAADYGARWDILQATHRLLAEHPDKATSFGEEALTPYLSMAYAPEPDLFIRTGGEQRISNFLLWQLAYTELYFTDLLWPDFDQEAFGAAIDWYRGRERRFGRTSEQVQAASAC; encoded by the coding sequence GTGACCCAGTTTTTCAGCTCGACGCTTGCGGTGCCGCAAGCTAATACATGCGTGCCGCAGCACGTTGCCATCATCATGGATGGCAACGGTCGCTGGGCCAAGAAGCGGCTGATGCCGCGCGTGTTCGGCCACAAGAAGGGCGTCGATGCGCTGCGGGAAACCGTCAAGGCGTGCGATTCGCTCGGCGTCCGATACCTGACCGTGTTCGCCTTCAGTAACGAGAACTGGCGCCGACCGGACGACGAAGTGTCGTTCCTGATGGGCTTGTTTCTCAAGGTGTTGCAGGGCGAAATCGAGCGGATGTGCCAGAACGGCATACGCTTGAAAATCATCGGCAACCGGACGCGCTTTCCCGCCGAGCTGCGCGAGTGGATCGAGGCCGCCGAGAGCAAGACGGCCGGCAATCCGGGGCTGACGCTGACGATTGCCGCCGATTACGGTGCGCGCTGGGACATCCTGCAGGCGACGCATCGCCTGCTGGCCGAGCACCCGGACAAGGCGACCAGCTTCGGCGAGGAGGCGCTGACGCCCTATCTGTCGATGGCCTACGCGCCCGAGCCCGACCTGTTCATCCGTACCGGCGGCGAGCAGCGCATCAGCAACTTCCTGTTGTGGCAGCTCGCGTATACCGAGCTGTACTTCACCGATCTGCTCTGGCCGGATTTCGATCAGGAGGCGTTTGGCGCGGCCATCGACTGGTACCGTGGCCGCGAGCGCCGCTTCGGCCGGACCAGCGAACAAGTGCAGGCGGCATCCGCATGCTGA
- the rpsB gene encoding 30S ribosomal protein S2 codes for MSVSMREMLEAGVHFGHQTRYWHPKMGQYIFGARNKIHIINLEKTLPLFEEALKYVRRLSANKGTVLFVGTKRSARDIVAEEAVRAGMPFVSHRWLGGMLTNYKTVKQSIKRLEELQAILADENSGYGKKELLDIQREVEKLDRSLGGIKDMKGLPDAIFVIDTGYQKGALVEAKKLGIPVIGIVDTNNDPQGVDFVVPGNDDSSRAIRLYARGVADAVLEGRNQAVQEIVAAAAEAQA; via the coding sequence ATGTCCGTTAGCATGCGTGAAATGCTTGAAGCTGGTGTTCACTTCGGTCACCAGACCCGTTACTGGCACCCGAAGATGGGTCAGTACATCTTCGGTGCGCGCAACAAGATTCACATCATCAACCTCGAAAAGACCCTGCCGCTGTTCGAAGAGGCGCTGAAGTACGTGCGTCGCCTGTCGGCCAACAAGGGCACGGTGCTGTTCGTGGGTACCAAGCGTTCGGCACGCGACATCGTTGCCGAAGAGGCCGTCCGCGCCGGCATGCCGTTCGTCTCGCACCGCTGGCTCGGCGGCATGCTGACCAACTACAAGACCGTCAAGCAATCGATCAAGCGTCTTGAAGAACTGCAGGCGATCCTGGCCGACGAAAACAGCGGCTACGGCAAGAAAGAACTGCTCGACATCCAGCGCGAAGTCGAGAAGCTCGACCGCTCGCTCGGCGGCATCAAGGACATGAAGGGTCTGCCGGACGCGATTTTCGTGATCGACACCGGCTACCAGAAGGGTGCGCTGGTCGAAGCCAAGAAGCTGGGTATTCCGGTCATCGGCATCGTCGATACCAACAACGACCCGCAAGGCGTCGACTTCGTTGTGCCGGGTAACGACGACTCGTCGCGTGCCATCCGTCTGTACGCCCGTGGCGTTGCCGATGCGGTGCTCGAAGGCCGCAACCAGGCTGTACAGGAAATCGTTGCTGCGGCTGCTGAAGCGCAGGCCTGA
- the pyrH gene encoding UMP kinase: MSQAPKYKRILLKLSGEALMGDDSYGINRATIDRIVGEVKAVVDLGVQVAVVIGGGNIFRGVAPAAAGMDRATADYMGMLATVMNALALQDAMRHAGIVSRVQSALTIQQVAEPYIRGKAIRYLEENKVVIFGAGTGNPFFTTDTAAALRGMEMGADIVLKATKVDGVYTDDPKKNPDAVRYQTVTFDEAIGRNLKVMDATAFALCRDQKMNISVFSIFKAGALKRVVLGEDEGTLVHC; this comes from the coding sequence ATGAGCCAAGCCCCCAAATACAAGCGCATTCTGTTGAAACTCTCCGGCGAGGCCCTGATGGGCGATGACAGCTACGGGATCAATCGGGCTACCATCGATCGTATTGTCGGCGAGGTGAAGGCGGTCGTCGATCTGGGTGTGCAGGTCGCCGTGGTCATCGGTGGCGGCAACATCTTCCGCGGCGTGGCGCCGGCTGCGGCCGGGATGGATCGTGCAACGGCCGACTACATGGGGATGCTGGCGACGGTGATGAATGCGCTGGCGCTGCAAGATGCGATGCGTCATGCCGGCATCGTCAGTCGGGTGCAGTCGGCACTGACGATCCAGCAGGTTGCCGAGCCGTACATTCGCGGCAAGGCGATCCGCTATCTCGAAGAGAACAAGGTGGTGATCTTCGGTGCCGGCACCGGCAATCCGTTCTTCACGACCGATACCGCGGCCGCACTGCGCGGGATGGAAATGGGTGCCGACATCGTTCTCAAGGCAACCAAGGTCGACGGCGTCTACACCGATGATCCGAAGAAGAACCCCGATGCGGTGCGCTACCAGACGGTGACGTTCGACGAGGCGATCGGCCGCAACCTGAAGGTGATGGATGCGACCGCATTCGCGCTGTGCCGCGACCAGAAGATGAACATCAGCGTCTTCAGCATCTTCAAGGCCGGCGCGCTCAAGCGCGTGGTGCTTGGGGAAGACGAGGGCACGCTGGTACACTGCTGA
- a CDS encoding MlaD family protein: protein MLLLRDNDPRFRRLGLRVSAFVLIGVGIALTLLVLLGLRQGYFVPKTRLHFVAEHGAGLIPGMQVRLSGFKIGVVDAVALNDQAKVDVDLLVEERYIKWIKPDSTAILQQDGLIGDHYIEVAGGSPNQAPIKEGGKLAFAPALGLSEIALDLRQRVVPIIDSVQTTLDTVNDPNGDLRQTLANVRGLTAELRQTRASVDELIVNLNKLSAHDLPAVAQTGQQALARVDTLAAELQTRMPTMLDKLDGTLSHASRAASEAEAMMATTRRAVDTAAPRLPAILRNSDAVLQTSRDALDGASQSWPLKQWLPPADTAAPLPPSRP, encoded by the coding sequence ATGCTGTTACTCAGGGATAACGATCCGCGCTTTCGCCGGCTCGGTCTGCGCGTCAGTGCCTTCGTGCTGATCGGCGTCGGCATTGCGCTGACGCTGCTGGTGTTGCTCGGCCTGCGTCAGGGCTATTTCGTGCCGAAAACCCGGCTGCATTTTGTCGCCGAGCATGGCGCCGGGCTGATCCCGGGGATGCAGGTGAGGCTGTCCGGGTTCAAGATCGGCGTCGTCGATGCGGTTGCGCTGAACGATCAGGCCAAGGTCGACGTCGACCTGCTGGTCGAGGAGCGCTACATCAAATGGATCAAGCCCGATTCGACCGCGATCCTGCAGCAGGACGGGCTGATCGGCGACCATTACATCGAAGTCGCCGGCGGCTCCCCGAATCAGGCGCCGATCAAGGAGGGGGGCAAGCTCGCGTTTGCGCCGGCGCTGGGGCTGTCCGAGATCGCGCTCGACCTGCGGCAGCGCGTCGTCCCGATCATCGACTCGGTGCAGACGACGCTCGACACCGTCAACGACCCGAACGGCGATCTGCGCCAGACGCTGGCCAATGTGCGCGGCCTGACCGCCGAGCTGCGCCAGACCCGGGCGTCGGTCGACGAGCTGATCGTCAACCTGAACAAGCTGAGTGCGCACGATCTGCCCGCCGTTGCGCAAACCGGCCAGCAGGCGCTCGCCCGCGTCGATACGCTGGCCGCCGAACTGCAGACCCGCATGCCGACAATGCTCGACAAGCTCGACGGCACCTTGTCGCACGCCAGTCGCGCCGCCAGCGAGGCCGAGGCGATGATGGCGACGACACGCCGCGCCGTCGACACCGCCGCGCCGAGGTTGCCGGCCATCCTGCGCAACAGTGATGCGGTACTGCAAACCAGTCGCGACGCGCTCGACGGCGCGTCGCAGTCGTGGCCACTCAAGCAATGGCTGCCACCGGCCGATACCGCGGCGCCGCTGCCGCCGAGCCGGCCATGA
- the tsf gene encoding translation elongation factor Ts: MAAITAKMVAELRELTGLGMMECKKALVEADGDVKKAEEVLRIKSGNKASKMAGRTAAEGVIAAFISDDKKVGAIVEVNCETDFVGKDAGFIEFASAVAKAVAVANPADVEALAATATDSGASVEDLRKAIIAKLGENMTLRRFVRYETAGQLATYLHGGKIGVLVDLEGGDEVLGKDVAMHIAAAKPKSLDASGVDAELIETERRVAIERAKEAGKPEAMIEKIAEGTVQKFLKEVTLLSQPFVKDDKQTIEQLLKANSAKVNAFALLVVGEGIEKKVVDYAAEVAAAAKL; the protein is encoded by the coding sequence ATGGCAGCAATCACCGCAAAGATGGTCGCCGAACTGCGCGAACTGACCGGCCTGGGCATGATGGAGTGCAAGAAGGCGCTGGTCGAAGCCGATGGCGACGTCAAGAAGGCCGAAGAAGTCCTGCGCATCAAGTCGGGCAACAAGGCGTCGAAGATGGCCGGCCGTACCGCTGCCGAAGGCGTGATCGCCGCGTTCATCTCGGACGACAAGAAGGTTGGCGCCATTGTTGAAGTGAACTGCGAAACCGACTTCGTCGGCAAGGACGCGGGCTTCATCGAATTCGCCTCGGCCGTCGCCAAGGCGGTTGCCGTCGCCAATCCGGCCGATGTTGAGGCGCTGGCAGCCACCGCTACCGATTCGGGCGCTTCGGTCGAAGACCTGCGCAAGGCGATCATCGCCAAGCTCGGCGAAAACATGACGCTGCGCCGTTTCGTTCGTTACGAAACCGCTGGCCAGCTGGCGACCTACCTGCACGGCGGCAAGATCGGCGTGCTGGTCGACCTCGAAGGCGGTGACGAAGTGCTGGGCAAGGACGTGGCGATGCACATTGCCGCGGCCAAGCCGAAGTCGCTCGACGCATCGGGTGTCGATGCCGAGCTGATCGAAACCGAGCGTCGCGTTGCGATCGAGCGTGCCAAGGAAGCCGGCAAGCCGGAAGCGATGATCGAGAAGATCGCCGAAGGGACCGTGCAGAAGTTCCTGAAGGAAGTGACGCTGCTGAGCCAGCCGTTCGTCAAGGACGACAAGCAGACCATCGAGCAACTGCTCAAGGCCAATTCGGCCAAGGTCAACGCGTTTGCGCTGCTGGTCGTTGGCGAGGGCATCGAGAAGAAGGTTGTCGACTACGCAGCCGAAGTCGCAGCCGCAGCCAAGCTTTAA
- a CDS encoding ABC transporter permease, whose protein sequence is MPSRLFTPLLLLGQLRRAPVRRVVLKQLYFTGNQAAWIMLLIGVALGGIVMLLLHGQYGQSREASLRLLATLSFRDISPLLAALVLIARSSSAVASELAAMRVHGELDSLAALGIPVSGYIVLPRVIGISVSAALLSFYLASASLVGGAIASSGWEIGYQVQRIDQVLQFGLVLQCLAKSLLFGLAAAVLACMAGLRAAPYVTEIPKASSSAVVRGLLAVFFVDLLWVLFS, encoded by the coding sequence GTGCCCAGTCGATTATTCACGCCACTGCTGCTGCTCGGACAGTTGCGCCGCGCGCCGGTGCGGCGGGTCGTGCTCAAGCAGCTGTATTTCACCGGCAACCAGGCCGCGTGGATCATGCTGCTGATCGGCGTTGCGCTGGGCGGCATCGTGATGCTGTTGCTGCACGGCCAGTACGGACAGAGCCGCGAGGCATCGCTGCGGCTGCTGGCGACCTTGAGTTTTCGCGACATCAGCCCCTTGCTCGCCGCGCTGGTACTGATCGCGCGCTCCTCATCGGCCGTGGCGAGCGAGCTGGCGGCGATGCGGGTTCACGGCGAACTCGACAGTCTTGCTGCGCTCGGCATCCCGGTGTCGGGCTACATCGTCCTGCCGCGGGTCATCGGCATCAGTGTATCGGCCGCGCTGCTGTCGTTCTATCTGGCCAGCGCCTCGCTGGTCGGCGGCGCGATCGCTTCATCGGGCTGGGAAATCGGCTATCAGGTGCAGCGCATCGACCAGGTCCTGCAGTTCGGCCTGGTGCTGCAGTGCCTGGCCAAGTCGCTGCTGTTCGGACTGGCGGCGGCAGTGCTCGCATGCATGGCCGGCTTGCGCGCCGCGCCGTATGTCACCGAGATCCCCAAGGCATCGTCGAGCGCGGTGGTTCGCGGCCTGCTGGCGGTGTTCTTTGTCGACCTGCTGTGGGTGCTGTTCTCGTGA